The sequence below is a genomic window from Phoenix dactylifera cultivar Barhee BC4 chromosome 16, palm_55x_up_171113_PBpolish2nd_filt_p, whole genome shotgun sequence.
GTTTTTATTGGTTAGTTTGTTTCATCAGCATGGATCAATTCGGAGATAAATGATCCTAAATAGGTTGGttttgaatgaaaataaatttttgccTAGATTTCTTTTCCAGGCTATGAAAATCCATGAGGATCGTAGAGTCTGTCCCTGGCCTTTCAGGGAAAGGGTCCATCCAAATCCTGCCGCAGATTAGAACTCTTGCAATACATAAAGATGATGAATTTTTATTGATTGGTTTGTCTTATCAGCATGAATCAATtgtaaaataaatgatttttaattggttggttttgaatgaaaaataaatttttgtccAGATTCTTTTTCCTAAGGCTGTGAAAATTTTTGAGGATCTAATAATTCTCTTTTTTTCGTACAGTCAGTCCCCTGAAAGGTCCATCCAAATCCTGCCGCATATTCGAACCCTTGTAATGGTTATCCAGTTAGCGGATGGCTTAGAAATTTTCCAGATGACGTCGTTCACTCGCAGGCTTGCGCGCAGTACCATCTGAGAATAAAATGCCGTCGGCTTGCCcgtaacctctctctctctctgtctctgtctGCCGGCCAAATTTTTCCATGCTATAAGGACCCGCTGAGAGACGTCATGAAGATAACGCATGAAATTTTTCAAACGATGACGACAATAGTCTCCAATGCTATTGGGACACCTCCGGCTCAGAGGCATTATGGAAGACGACGCATGGCACTTTTCCAACAATGACAGGCAGTTTAGTCTCCAACCGCGTAGTGATCCCCTTCTCGGCAAGATAGCTCATATGTGAAAGCAGTAGCGTATAGCGTACTGCTCGCGCCGTGAGCTTACAGAATAACTTGACATTTATATACATAGAAAAGCCTCCTACGTACTTTAATGTAACATTAAATTCCGTTGCACTTGCGTAGACGGGAAAGCATACAAGTTGGATGATCAAGGATGATACTTGAGATCTGGGCGCGGAATGTATTTGCAGAAATTTTCTATTAGGAAGAGCATTTTTCAATGGTTGGGTTAaaaattctattaaattcatatgTTGGGCCAGTACAATGAACATGATCAAAAATAtccaaaaatagttttggagcGAGTTGGCCtaaattttataagaaaaaaaaactcagtAGGTCTAGTCTGGCCTCTAATTCTGTAATTTTGCTGATTGTAATGATCCAACCCATAAATttaataggattttcagtctaCTCATTCAGACAGGTCCTTCCATGTGGTGCCGACTTTTGAGGTACATGCGAGGACACCATGGTCAAGCTCTGTTCATGGAAAACATCAACGTGAGTTAATTAGCATCAGATACCTGTGACTTATGAATGGGAGGATGCTGAGCTGTGGAGATGGATGGGTCATGAATTATTAACTTGCTAGTTATTTACTAAGGCTCATAATGGATCACTACATGATTTGTTCAAGAGCAAATTTGCATATATGACATCAAGAGTATCAcgagctttcctttcttttgcgaGAACACGGTGATTATTACTTAAGTTTGAGCTCGAAATGTATACATGACCTAACATGGTATTTCGTACAAGTATGTTACATACGGCACtcaatattttttctaaattattttacaGTTTACTAAATATACTATGAAATATACTcgttatgatattttttttaataatttgagACTTTTCAATACCTCAAGCAGAAACAcaaatttaattattctaaaGCCCAAAGAAAGGTCTGCAGTCCTCAATAGCTTACTCCCTGGGAGGCGTTCCCTGCTTTGGTTCTGTTCTATAGatattaacaaaaataaaatataaagataTAGATTATGTATTTTAAATATAAAGTATGGAATAAGAGAATATTTCTTACCAAATATGTTACACACAGAAATAGTTGCAGTATATGTAACAAGAAATAGTGGTTAAATTTTAATAAGTTAGAAAGTGAATTGAGCATACAAAAAATTTTAGACTCATGAATTAGGTataggtaaaaaaaaaatcaagattcAGATTTTAAGGTCTACCTCAAGATTGTGTAtagtgtttttttcttttttgggctAAAATCTCttatctcacacacacacacacacacacacacacacacacacacacacacacacacacacatatatatatatatatatatatatatgcacttaatattCCAATCcttattaaaataaaagaaggagaaaaggaaagaaagagtgGAAGAAAAAGTTAGTTATGGAGGTTATTAATATCTAAGAATCATGCTTATCTAAGAGTCTGATTTTATTCAAAATCATTTATTATTGTTTTTATGATCGACATTATATCATAAAGAATAATTCAACTAGTAACATTCCAAAAATTGTTCCTATGACATTTCAAACTTTCactttttcatatattttaaacttttaaaatatttacttaTGCAATTATTGTAAAGAAAATGTATGTCATATCCATTTCCTCAAAAAAGGTATAATGTAAAGTGTGAAGCCGACCCTCTGTAAATGGCATTTAAGTTACTACATAAAATAAAAGCACAAAAAGTTTTATATGAATGAACTATGAAATATTCAATAATTTGAGAagtacattatattatataaaaatcattcaaataatAAAGCAAAGATACCATGCATGGAAGTCTGATTTATGAAAACAAATAAAGTTAGTAGTAAAGAATATATAGTTAGATACTAAAAATATCCGTAGTATGTTGGGtcaattattttatgattttctagatttttttgaatttttataagcagcattttttcataatttttatttataatatccaCAAGAAAGTCCAATCAGTTTTAACCACTGAAACAAAAACAGAGCAGGAAAGCTTAAATGGAATTTTTGTTGATGATTTAGTTAAAACAATTTTAGTTGGTCCATTGATATAACATATTTGGATAACTTAAATATATTTAGATAATTTTTACATATTTATATGATTTATAatccatctatttttttttgaatttagcatgtaaaaaatttgaattttgtgcatacaaatttgaattatgtGGCTTATTTGAATTTGATTTAATATGCTtcgtttattttttttgtgcatATATGCGATTTTTTATACAAATTTTTCTTTGTAACATACATAACTTCACAAAATGTCACgctttttttttgtagaaaatttcttttttaacaTGTCCTAAAATGtctctatttttttgaattgcGGAGAGGGGTTgagttttctctttcttttccatttAATTGGTATAGAGATAACGTTATAACGAGGCAATAGAATCCTCTGAGTAGGTTGTAGAAAATTCTTGATTACAACTAAGCCATGTGTCAGATTTATATTTGTCGTTTGATCAACTATATCGAGTGCATCTAGAAGATCAAGTAAGTTGGTTTCGAATGAAGATAAACTTGGCTCTTCTTGACTTTGTCCTTAGGTTGGCAATCGTCCACTCTAAGTTGAACAGGTTTGAAACCATCCtaatcctctctctttttttttctttttctttcttttttctttttttttttcttagcaaAAGGAAAGAGTGGGGTGAGGAGAACCTCACCCGCGTAGCAACCCCCATTGGGTCCTCTCCCTGCTGGAGAATATTTAATGCGGGTAGAACcttttttactcataccctccccacccgtggtaGAGCCCCACCAGCATGGCAGCCCTGCTCTCGTGTGAGTAGTGACACTAGCACCACCTAAGTAAACGGCAGATCAGATAGCGACTCTACCGGACAAATCAAGCAGGGAGCATCCGGTCCTCATATTTAATCGATGTCCGCACATTTCGAACTTGAGCCATTCCGGTGGAATCAAAATCCCATTCCCACAGTGCTACCATCTCGGTGGTGCCTTCCTAATCATCTGGTGGACTAGAAGTGTTGTCCTGATGATCCTAATAACTAGTGCATGACTTTAATTTTATCATAGTCTTGCATACTTGCTTTGGAAGGTAATGCATGGGAGATTTTTCAACAATGACGACATTTGAATAATCTCCGGCAACGTTTTGTTCCCGTCGCCTGCATCCCAAGACTCCTTCAACAGAGTCACGAGAAAATTGGGAGGGCATGCGAGACTTATCCCTGGAAGACTTTTCCACACTTGACCTGCTTTTTGCCCGAAAGAACTTAACGAAGTCATCATTAAAAAAGATGACTACATGGCAGGGGAATAGAAAAACTCGTTCATTCATAAATGCAGCATTGCTAAATTCAGTTGTACCTACCGACAAGCACAAGCTCGCGaacaaggtttttttttttttttttggtcctgATGATCCTAACCAGCATGGTTAGCCACGTAAGTGGCCACCCAATCTGCGCGCAGCTCCGACAGCTTCTCTAAACACATGCTTCACCTGGATATTCCTTTCGTCCCTCATCATCATTCAGATATCGCGAAGCAAAAAATGGTCACCAGCAGCGACCCTCAGATCTCTCTGGATCTAGGTGATGaccgtagccgagtcaccctTCAAGATGACCGACCCAACTGAGAGCACACACTGAGCATATCGAAGGCCCGCCCAGGCTGCCCTTAGCTCTGCACCAGAAATCGTGCAGTCAAATAATTGACAGCCTCCCACTGCCACGACCCTGAAGTTCGGATCCCTAATGATGAAATCCGCTCCACCGTTAGCGCCTCCATCCAGCACCGACCCAtaaaaattgaccttgaggaaactacGGGGTAGGGGCATCCAGGTGAAAAACATCATACGAGGAGCTGCAGAGGCAGAATGGGAACCCCAGATATCCCAAGCTGTCCAAGGTCCTTCTAAGGAGGAAGCATGACTAATCTTTGCCGCCTGCGCCGAGGCACTCTCTGCCACAAGCCTTGGCGACTTGCTGTGCTCACCGAAGGTTTGAGCATTTCTTGCCAGCCATACCTGGTATGCTATGCAAGTCGTCCTAACCGCCTCCTGGCGTGTCAGTGGGTTGCCCGACCACCTACGAATGGTCCATAAGAATTGATCCCCCTTAGACTAACTCTTCCGCAGCAGCACCGCTGCACTCCACGCCGCCCTAGCTCATGTGCACTGAAACAGTACGTGGTCCACCGACTCATCGGCACCGCATGCCCCACACTCAAGGGGTAGCCTCAGTCCCCGTCCGCTGAGtactgctctcgtcggaagcCGATCCCGGACGACATTCCATAAGAACAGTGTAACCCTCGAGTGGAGACCTAGGCGTCAGACCCAGGCACACTCCGGACCTAGCTCATGATCAGGCCGGAGCACTCGGAAGAGCTCTCCCACCCTAACGCCGGTACTACATGACGTGCTCCACACCTGAGTATCAGGACCACATACCTCGGAATCGGAAGAGACGGGACCCTCTCAGTTAGGTGTGTCCCAAATATTTGACCCAACCTAGCCTCATCCACAGCAGCCTTGCCAAGGTCAAGGAGGTCGCAAACCTGCAGTCCTCCACTACCTCAATATCAACCGTAGTCAACCAGAGTCTCCAAGGGAGGGCACCCACCCATGGGTCGCCAACCACATCGATACTCCGCCCATCACCTGTCAACCATATAGTATTCTCCATAACTGTTGGTAGAAATCTTGCGATCTCTCGCCACATGAATGAGCAACGATTTGTACTGTGGATCACCCCTACATTACCCGTCCGGCCATATCTGGCAGCCATGGTCTGACTCCAAAACCCCTGCAGCTCTAGCGTGAATTGAGCTGCATGTCGGGCAAACAACGCCTCGCGCCTCTCCAAAAGAGACAGCACACCAAGGCTTTCCTTACTCAACGGTAGGCAGATACTCTCCCATGCCACTAAATGCACCCCATGACCCCCTCCATACAACCCCCATAGGAAGCTTCGAAGTAGTCTCTCGATCCTCATCAGCACCATTTTCGGAACCACCGTGTTTGCCATTAGGTAGACAAGCATGGAACCTAGCACTGATCTAATCAGCGTCAATCTACCCATCATAGAGAGCGAAGACACCCTCCAGCACTCCAGTCTACTCTGAATCTTCTGCACCAGACCGGTGCACTCGGCTACCCGCAGCCTCCTACCCGTAATGGATACTCCCAGGTAGCTCCAGGTCCCATCCTATACCAGCATCTCCAGTATTCCCCGAATCTTCTGTCTGACCCTATACTCCATGCTAGGGCTGAAGGAGATGGTTGACTTCTGGAGGTTTACCTTCTGCCCTGACACTGCGTAGTACTTCGCTAATATTCTTCTAAGCACTCGTGCATCCGCTGCCAGCGCATTGACTAGGAGAAGACAATTATCTGCGAACAATAAGTATGATATAGGTCAAGACCCTGGGTCTAACTGGGTCGGGTCacgagtcgacccaacccatttgTAGCCTTATTTCTACTTAATAGGTACATAAAAATAGAGATAGATATTGAaatatttaatcaaaaaaaaatgtatataaaaataatagaaataatgaaagaaaaattctaactTATTGCTAATGTATCTTCTTAAGTTTGAAGACTCCAAATAAAATTCTTACTATTTGGaccgttttttttaaaaaaatttttttttcatgcagtcttcatattttccttttttttgtttggttttctctacaaatttctttcaatttttacGAAATTTTGGTGAAAGCACTAACCCACTCTCTTTTTTCCGTTTAATAGGTACGGAGACATAGAGATTATTATTTTAtcttaattattaaattaatagCTTTCTACAtacacaaaataaaataaattaacttTTAATGTTATCGGGGTTGTTGGAATCAGCAGTCCAAACACTTGGAACACGCAATTAGGGATGTTGACACGGATGATTTTTCATTAGCTCATAGCCACTGATCGAATCATGTACCTGGGACTTCCAACAAAGGACACGGTCAAGATAGGCAAAAACGCTTCCTCCTCAGCCTACCCTCCCTCATCGCCCTATAAATAATCTTACTGCCCATCCCGCAACCCCACACAATCCTCAACCAGAGAGCCATCTTCCTGGGTATCAAAATGGCCTCCTCGACCTCCCtcactctcctcttcttccccttcctcctcctcaccCTCTCCCACGCCGCCACCTTCAACGTCGTCAACCAATGTTCCTACACCGTGTGGGCTGCATGGGCAGCCACCGGCAACGTCGGCGGCGGCCAGCAGCTCGACCAAGGCCAGACCTGGACGGTCACCGTCAACGCCGGCACCACCGGTGGCCGCATCTGGGCCCGTACTGGCTGCTCCTTCGATGCCAACGGCAACGGGAACTGCCAGAGCGGCGACTGCGGCAAGCTCGCGCGCCTGCACCTCCTACGGCTCCGCACCCAACACCCTCGCGGAATTCGCCCTAAACCAGTTCCAGAACCTCGACTTCAACGACATCTCCCTCGTTCAGGGCTTCAACGTGCCCATGGACTTCCGCTCCACCTCGTCGGACTGCAGCCAAGATATCCAATGCACCGCCGACGTCGTTGGGCAGTGCCCCAGCGAGCTTAAAGTGCCCGGCGGCTGTGATGACCCATGCACCATCTTCAACGCTCCTCAGTACTGCCCCCCTAACGGCTCCAGCTGCGAGCCAACCACCTATTCCGAGTTCTTTAAGAGGCTGTGCCCGAATGCGTTTAGCTACCCAGATGATTATGTGAACACCAGCTTCACCTGCCCCGGTGGGAGCAACTACCAGGTTACCTTCTGCCCTTGAGGCTTTGAGAGCATGGTGATCCATGCATGACGCTGTTTCGAGTATGTGATAGCTTTGGAATAAGGTGTTTGTAACCAAATTTACGAGCCATTAAACTGGCCTGTGATGCATGCAGCATTATTGGAATTATAGAAATAATTGTTCACTGTTAGTAAATGCACTTCTCCATCTTCAATATCTTATGGATGActacaaaaataagaaaatggtAGAGCAAGTTGCTCTATTCGGCAATACATTTTCTCTCCAGTATGGCACTAGCGTAATATCTGGTAAATGGACCCACTCCAGCGATCACTGACCCCATCAATTGCACCATCCCCTTTTGACCTGTGGAACAAGAAATCCTGGAGTTAACGCCTAGAAGTTGATCTAACAAAGTGAATCACAACAAAATTCTTTCACTCGTCAACTGCTGTTGTATTATAAGTATTTATACGAACACAGAGAAACCATTTGGAAAGTCCGGAAGATgatgttttttaatttttgagtgAGAGGCTTGGGCCGAGCGTAGTCCAATATACTAAAATAAAACAGAGTGCAAACGGTGACATTTCACCACCCCCAGGCACCTTGATTAATTCTTACTAAGGcagaattcattcattatatcTTTTAATGATTGTCAAAACTCATATATGCAagtaattaatattttaatagatCCTTATTGAATTTGATTTAACTATAAAACAGAATCTCCCAACATGCTGAATGGAACCTCGGGGCATAATAGCGATGGGATTGGGAGGTAATAAAAAACAATACAATTAAAACACAACAGAATCAACAACTCTCCCACCTCGTGCAAACATGTTAGGAAATAAATAACTAAAGCCAATCCatctaatatatatatcataGATATTCACAAATACCTAGCTGATCAAATTATCAAAAACATAAAAGCAACACTAAATTTTACGTCGAAAATTAAACCTCCCAATATGGAGAGTAAAAACAACGGGACCGTAGTCCACCCAAAAACTTTCACTATCAACCAAGAATGGATATTACAATCTGTTCTCTCTAGCTAAAACTAGAGACATATATCACCACATAATTTCAAGAACAATATTCTTGGCAAACATCAAcaataagaaagagaaaaaatgaGAAGATCTCACATGAACAGCAGTCATGTTTTTGCAGAATCTTATTATGCTGGAAGATTGAAAATAGCAATCACACCGTATAAATTGAAGAACCACGTGTTATGAGCCTACTGTCAAAATTTTAACTCAATCGGACCTCGGATTGCCTTCCAATCGTCGTTTGATCAAAACTGCACATAGTGAACTAATTCTACTCCTCCGCCGCTGCCTTCTTTTTTTTACGAAGACTCCTCACGCTGCCTGGCTTCTCCACATAAAAACTGTCCTAATGGGCCCCACATTTTGGGCCAAAAGTTATTCCAACTAATATGggctaaaaataattaattgagCCCACATTTGTTGGGCTAAGTCTTCTCCAACATAAGAGGGACAAGCCAACAAATCTCCCCCTCCCGACTATGTGGAGGGATTCACCATCCCAGCAATCAATCGACATGTCAGTCCTATGTCTATTGTTGACTTGAATTAGCATACAATAAACAACACCTAAGTCCAcaaaaaagattattttttgCTTGTTatatataaattgtttaatatCACAGTTGATTTTGGAAGCTAACCATCTTTTCTTGGAAGGTGACTCAGCGATAGTGATTGGTAGGATAAATTGAGATAGCCGACATTTGGATGGATTATGCATCTTCACACAACTTAACGGGCCTACCTGGGACTTCTAACAAAGGACACGGTCAACTTAAGCAAATGGAAAACGTTCTGGGTTGTTGGAATCACCAGTCCAAACACTTGGAACACGCAAGTAGGGATGTTGAAACGAATGATTTTTTATTAGCTCATAACCACTGATCGAATCATGTGCCTTACATTTGTCCATCACTTATTGCCTCATGATGAAGATATGTACACGTACTGCAAATGGCTACAGGAGTGTCAGTGCCAGCCGCCTGTGGTTCCCACTTAAAGTCAAGTCCATCGTATCTTTTCGTTTTCTCGGTAGACAATTCCATCCTATCTTTGAACATCGCCAACCACGCTGGCTACGTTggacaaagaaaacaaaaaaaacaaaacgctTCCTCCTCAGCCTACCCTCCCCCACCGCCCTATAAATACTCTTACTGCCCATCCCACAACCCCACACAATCCTCAACCAGAGAGCCATCTTCCTGGGTATCAAAATGGCCTCTTCGACCTCCCttactctcttcttcttccctttcctcctcctcaCCCTCTCCCACGCCGCCACCTTCGACGTCGTCAACCAATGTTCCTACACCGTGTGGGCTGCATGGGCAGACACCGGCAACAACGGCGGCGGCCAGAAGCTCGGCAAGGGCCAGACCTGGACGGTCACCGTCAATCCCGGCACCCCCCGTGCCCGCATCTGGGCCCGTACCGGCTGCTCCTTCGATGCCAACGGCAACGGGAAGTGCCAGACCGGCGACTGCGGCAAGCTCGCCTGCACCTCCTACGGCTCCCCGCCCAACACCCTCGCGGAATTCGCCCTCAACCAGAACTCCCCACCTTACTACACCAACCGCGACTTCAACGACATCTCCCTCGTTCAGGGTTTCAACGTGCCCATGGACTTCCGCTCCACCTCGTCGAGCTGCAGCATGGATATCCAATGCACCGCCGACGTCGTTGGGAAGTGCCCCAGCAAGCTCAAAGTAACCGGCGGCTGCGATGACCCATGCACCATCTTCAAGACTGCTCAGTACTGCTGCCCTTCCGGCTCCAGCTGCGAGCCAACCACCTATTCCAAGTTCTTTAAGAGCCTGTGCCCGAATGCGTATAGCTACCCGGATGATTATAACAACACCCAATTCTCCTGCCCCGGTGGGACCAACTATAAGGTCACCTTCTGCCCTTGAGGCTTTGAGAGCTTGGTGATCCATGCATGCATGACGCTGTTTGGAGTATGTGATAGCTTTGGAATAAGGTGGTTGTAACCAGATTTACAGCCCATTTCACAGGCCTGTAATGCAGCAGTAATAGAGTAATAAAAACGTTGCATAATTGTTTGCTGTTAGTAAATGCGCTCCTCCATGTTCGATATCGTATAGATGACTAATTACAGAGGACAAAGAAGAGAATACTGTGGCAAGTTGCACTATCTATTTGGCAATCCATTTCCTATCAGATATGGCACTAGCTAACTCCAACGATAACTGACCCCATCAATCGCACCATCCCCTTTTAACATGTTGGATAAGAAATACAGGAGCAAAATGCATCGAAGCTGATCTTGCAAATTGAATCACTACAAAATTCTTTCATTAATCTATTGCTGttctaatattaattatttacatGAACTAAGAGAAACTATTTGAAAACTCTAGAAGATACAtccatgtattttttttattttattttttttgaccgAAAGACTTGGGTTGAGTCTAAtccaatttattgaattaaaatAAAGTAGAAACGGTCAGGCCCTTGTTTCTTAGGTAGAATTCactcatgaatttttttatgattgactAAACTCATGTATGTAAgtgattaatattttaatagatAACTTAAAGAATTAGATGGAAttacccatatatatatataaacatctTCCGTGTGTTACCTTCTATCATATATAGTATGTCGGCGTCCTGTTGCTTACAAACAGGTGCTATGGCCCAGCCGAATAATATTGGATTTAGTATCCTCGGTACAGGATCATGAAGTTCGTCACAAGGAAAAATTTCATCGTGCACTAAGATTTTGGATAACCTTTGCAACGAAGTCCACTCCATTTGACGATTAGATTGGACTAACTCCCAGAAGCCCATGGAGGAAGTTTCTCAGAACTTAAATTCTCGATCTGTAAGTCAAGTTGCAATAGGTTACGTACTCAAATCAGTTTAGATTAAAGTATGCAAGTGGAATTGGTGTTATGTGGGAGGATGCAGAGAGGCCCTCATTGGTGTTTTGTTGCAATAGGTCCAGCTTCACAGGATCGGGGCCCAAGCCCTATTCATTGAGGGAACCACCTTAACGGTCCCTCGAATAACAACGAGAGCATAAGAGAAGCCGTAGACTTTCTCTTGTCCCCTCTCACacctgcctctctctctctctctctctcactgtcCCACGCGCTCTCTCTATCTAAATCTCacacgctctctctctctctctctctctctctctctctctctctctctctctctctctctctctctccccccccatgtctctttctcccacctctctctctctctctctctctcctctgctctttctctcttactctcttcttcttctcctccttttctttctttttctactcTTTATATCTCACAGCTAGCCCTAGAGGTGATTGAATCGGCATCCAAAATATTCCCAAAGTACATAAAACTCTAAGAAAGACAGCCATCATAAGACGTCTAAATAGGTCTAGGCcgaaaatatataattatcaaTCTGATAATTACTGCAAAACACTGTGCCAATGAACGTGTGTACTAGAGAATAAATAGCATCAATTATCAAAATCATTGAGAGTGGAAGCTAGATACAGTGGCAACCGTCAAAGTGGACAATTATTATCtattagtataaataagtaaaaactATACTTTATATAGATCCCTTCGACAATTCAAATCAAGAGTTATAATTTATCTTAGTTCTTAATCTACCAGTAGTTTCTACTTTAGGAGTAGCTGTAACTTAAAATCTCTACCACTGCAGTCCAATGTTACACCTCTATTTCTATTGGGATATATTTCTTTCAAGAAGTGGTGAAAGTTTTTGAAGGTCTAGGAATCTAGATCCTTGCTACTCTTTGTCCTCTCTTCAATCATCATCATGTCAGCTGATTCAACGTCGTTTGCATGCCATGCACCCACCATAACTTTGCCACCCAACTTGTGTGGACAAGTTCTCTAGCATGCCCATTCCTTAGGTAGTGCGAGAGTGACTTCACGGTGACAAATAGGTGAAACATTAACAAATTGTGATTATAGCTAGCTAACAGGTTAAGTGTTAATTTAAAGGCTAATCGTGTtctatatcattcttgttacTAAGAAAAGTCATCAGCCTAATATAGGGGGTAAAGACCTAAGCAGTATCAGTGGTTATCAAGAAGTCAGGATGTCAGAAATGGAGATAAGTAGTTCAAAAACTAAAATTGACTTTAGCAAACTTCAAGGGAAAGTGATCAAAATGGTGTTAATTAATCGAAGATCTCAGGTGTCAGTGTTAgagagaaacaattgtttagatCCAGAGAAGGGACCTTTTCTCTATTCAATGATCAACATTTTCATTTTCATCCCTTCTGctaattttgttatttctttttatCCTCTAGCTTTTATCCTTTATCCTCAATAGCATAGCGTTGCAGCTATCGCTTCCATCTCTAGGAAGGCAGCATCTAATAGCGGAAGTCCCTATAGATTAAGATGAGACAGCGGAACGTACCACCATTTATCCTTTTCAGTTGGAACATCCATGTTACGCCAGCGCATCTATCAAATCCAACTATTAATTGCCAACTAGGATGCCAGTTGCtgcactataaaaaaaaaaaaaaacattaatgATGCCTTTTATTGCCAATATCGAAGCTTATAaacattattaattttattagtGATGCCTTATAAAACGTCGC
It includes:
- the LOC103709831 gene encoding thaumatin-like protein 1 yields the protein MASSTSLTLFFFPFLLLTLSHAATFDVVNQCSYTVWAAWADTGNNGGGQKLGKGQTWTVTVNPGTPRARIWARTGCSFDANGNGKCQTGDCGKLACTSYGSPPNTLAEFALNQNSPPYYTNRDFNDISLVQGFNVPMDFRSTSSSCSMDIQCTADVVGKCPSKLKVTGGCDDPCTIFKTAQYCCPSGSSCEPTTYSKFFKSLCPNAYSYPDDYNNTQFSCPGGTNYKVTFCP